In a single window of the Nodularia spumigena CCY9414 genome:
- a CDS encoding type I polyketide synthase → MKNPTELEIAIIGMNAKFPGANNLEKYWQNLCNKVESISDLTDEQILKNGVNPELLKNPNYVKKQGIIDNIEYFDANFFGFNPREAEIIDPQQRLFLECAWSALEDAGYNSETYPGAIGIYAGAGMNSYLFNLVSNPEIQNQVSRYQLFLGNDKDFLTTRVSYKLNLRGPSLDIQTACSTSLVAVHVACQNLLSGECDIALAGGVSLAKTTGYLYQEGGIYSPDGHCRAFDTDAQGTIAGSGLGIVVLKRLQEAIDDGDYIHAVIKGSAINNDGGFKVSYTAPRIDTQAAVIRTAQAVAEVEPTDISYIETHGTGTALGDPIEIAALTQAFREGTKTNGFCSISSVKTNIGHLDAAAGIASLIKTVLALKHKQIPPSLHFKQPNSQIDFSQTPFYVNTNLVDWETDKTPRCAGVSSFGIGGTNAHVILEEAPIQFKNQKSKVKSNYHLLCLSAKSEKALEQAIINLATHLQKHPQLNLADIAYTLHIGRQHFAYRRMVLCQTTEAAAQVLVRETKDIRATSEKLPSIAFMFPGQGSQYVNMAKELYDTETVFREQIDHCCELLKHDLQLDLRSQIYSQDSEQLKQTSIAQPALFVIEYALAQLWISWGIQPQAMIGHSIGEYVAATLAGVFSLSDALELVTLRGRLMQQCPTGGMLSVGMSADQLQPLLTDNLVIAAYNAPDLCVVSGAEAEIIQLEHNLNQQEISCRKLQTSHAFHSPLMAEIIHPFIAAFQRITLQSPQIPFISNVTGTWITPEQATNPHYWGNHLRQPVQFATGIKELLTEPDLILLEVGAGRTLSTLAKQQTNSNKILSSLPHPQDTQSDVEFLLQTLGELWLAGVSIDWAKFYTHEQRQRLSLPTYPFQRQRYWIDVKADEQKFIQSPLPSPQFYMSSWERSLPQTQVDIAEKRLSWLVFADNHGISTEIINTLQAAGQDVIIVNRGEEYDQPAYRTFTVNPQRPEDFSELWLDLELRELIPHQILYLWDLTDSQQQPISLLYLAQAIHSQSIEQAITLMLVTNDGQLVLGNENIHPMKATFWGMGKVISQEIPQLTCRCVDISLPSTVKTNKKQVAQQLITDCLNISHQNQIPDFLKKSGILTQQVAYRGNYRWNQIFKPLLIDDSTSKISLREGGTYVILGDLTTGLGKIFAEFLIKMSARLVVLSDVIPETLIQTLDHAGIDYFHLNVDITKQPELENAIALAEEKFGQLNGVFYSTPMSNEHSMAFLPQLTVKHWEYNYHTKVQGLSVLAEVLRDKPLDFCVLQSSLSSVLGGLGLAAYAGANAVIDMFAVEQNQNSKFPWISINWDACRSDDTPPQPSPYKGEGDNLGGWGDLATLALTPEEVWKATQHIIKLGLPESVVVTKADLYKRLEQWVTNTPIKTKKETDSTHTRSQPTNEYIEPRNEIETAIAQIWQELLGISPIGINDSFFDLGGHSLLAIQAISRLRDRFNIELSMRNLLYETPTIAGIAAFIATQNQNLEQMTALLTEIQTLTPEQVLQQLNNHS, encoded by the coding sequence ATGAAAAACCCCACAGAATTAGAAATAGCAATAATCGGCATGAACGCTAAATTCCCAGGTGCTAACAACTTAGAAAAATATTGGCAAAACCTCTGCAACAAAGTAGAATCAATCAGCGACTTAACCGACGAACAGATCCTAAAAAACGGCGTAAATCCTGAACTATTAAAAAATCCCAATTATGTAAAAAAACAAGGCATAATAGATAATATCGAATATTTTGATGCTAACTTCTTTGGATTCAACCCCAGAGAAGCCGAAATTATCGACCCACAGCAGCGATTATTTTTAGAATGTGCTTGGTCAGCCCTAGAAGACGCTGGATACAATTCTGAAACCTACCCTGGAGCCATCGGAATCTATGCCGGTGCAGGAATGAATAGCTATTTATTCAACTTAGTATCAAACCCAGAAATTCAAAATCAAGTTAGTCGTTATCAGCTATTTCTCGGCAACGATAAAGATTTTCTCACCACCAGAGTATCTTATAAATTAAATTTACGCGGGCCAAGTTTAGATATTCAAACAGCTTGTTCCACATCCTTAGTAGCAGTTCATGTAGCCTGTCAAAACTTATTAAGTGGTGAATGCGATATAGCATTGGCCGGGGGTGTATCCTTAGCAAAAACCACAGGTTACTTATACCAAGAAGGAGGAATTTATTCACCCGATGGCCATTGTCGAGCCTTTGATACTGATGCTCAAGGAACAATTGCTGGTAGTGGTTTGGGTATCGTTGTTTTGAAACGGTTACAAGAAGCTATTGACGATGGCGACTATATTCATGCTGTAATTAAAGGTTCAGCAATTAATAATGATGGTGGTTTTAAAGTTAGCTACACAGCACCAAGAATTGATACTCAAGCAGCAGTCATTCGTACCGCCCAAGCAGTAGCTGAAGTAGAACCAACAGATATTAGTTATATTGAAACCCACGGAACAGGAACAGCATTAGGTGATCCCATTGAAATTGCGGCTTTAACTCAAGCCTTTCGTGAGGGAACAAAGACAAACGGTTTTTGTTCCATATCGTCGGTAAAAACCAATATTGGACATTTAGATGCAGCTGCGGGAATTGCAAGTTTAATTAAAACTGTATTAGCACTTAAACACAAACAAATTCCCCCAAGTTTACATTTTAAACAACCAAATTCTCAAATAGATTTTTCTCAAACCCCCTTTTATGTCAACACCAATTTAGTTGATTGGGAAACAGACAAAACCCCCCGGTGCGCTGGTGTAAGTTCCTTTGGTATTGGTGGGACAAACGCCCATGTAATTCTAGAAGAAGCACCAATACAATTCAAAAATCAAAAGTCAAAAGTCAAAAGCAATTATCATCTGTTATGTTTATCAGCTAAAAGTGAAAAAGCACTTGAGCAAGCAATAATTAATCTGGCTACACATTTACAAAAGCATCCACAATTAAATCTTGCAGATATTGCTTATACCCTCCACATAGGACGACAACATTTTGCATATCGCCGGATGGTGTTGTGTCAAACCACAGAAGCAGCAGCGCAAGTTTTAGTCAGAGAGACAAAAGATATTCGTGCTACCTCAGAAAAACTTCCAAGTATTGCTTTCATGTTTCCTGGTCAAGGTAGTCAATATGTTAATATGGCTAAGGAACTATATGATACGGAAACTGTATTTCGAGAACAAATAGATCATTGCTGTGAATTATTAAAGCATGATTTGCAGTTAGATTTGCGATCGCAAATTTATTCACAAGACTCTGAACAACTCAAGCAGACATCAATAGCACAACCAGCATTGTTTGTAATTGAATACGCTTTAGCTCAACTGTGGATATCTTGGGGTATTCAACCACAAGCGATGATTGGTCATAGTATTGGCGAATATGTAGCCGCAACCTTAGCTGGTGTCTTTTCTCTCTCCGATGCCTTAGAATTAGTAACATTGCGTGGTCGTTTAATGCAGCAATGTCCTACTGGGGGAATGCTTTCGGTAGGAATGTCAGCAGATCAATTACAACCTCTATTAACCGATAATTTAGTTATAGCAGCATACAACGCACCAGATTTATGTGTAGTATCTGGTGCTGAAGCGGAAATTATTCAGTTAGAACACAATTTAAATCAACAGGAAATATCCTGTCGCAAATTGCAGACATCTCACGCTTTCCATTCACCCTTAATGGCAGAAATTATTCATCCATTTATTGCAGCTTTCCAGAGAATTACACTGCAAAGCCCACAAATTCCCTTTATTTCTAATGTTACTGGTACTTGGATTACACCAGAGCAAGCAACTAATCCTCACTACTGGGGAAATCACTTACGTCAACCTGTTCAGTTTGCAACAGGAATCAAAGAACTATTAACAGAACCTGATCTGATTTTACTGGAAGTAGGAGCAGGAAGGACACTTTCTACCTTAGCCAAACAACAAACTAACAGCAACAAAATTTTATCCTCCCTGCCTCATCCTCAAGATACGCAATCGGATGTAGAATTTTTATTGCAAACCTTGGGTGAACTCTGGTTAGCAGGTGTATCAATTGATTGGGCAAAGTTTTATACTCACGAACAGCGTCAACGTTTATCACTACCTACCTATCCTTTTCAACGTCAGCGTTACTGGATTGATGTGAAAGCAGATGAGCAAAAATTCATCCAGTCTCCACTCCCCAGTCCCCAGTTTTATATGTCTTCTTGGGAGCGTAGTTTACCCCAGACTCAGGTAGATATAGCTGAAAAACGACTATCTTGGCTGGTGTTTGCGGATAATCACGGTATCAGCACAGAAATAATTAATACTCTGCAAGCTGCTGGACAAGATGTAATTATTGTTAACAGGGGTGAAGAATACGACCAACCCGCATATCGTACTTTTACAGTTAATCCCCAACGCCCAGAGGATTTTTCCGAGTTATGGTTAGATTTAGAATTGCGAGAATTAATTCCTCACCAGATTCTATATTTATGGGATTTAACTGATTCACAACAGCAACCTATCAGTTTATTATATCTAGCACAAGCAATTCACTCGCAATCAATTGAGCAAGCAATAACATTAATGCTAGTCACGAATGATGGGCAATTGGTGTTAGGAAATGAAAATATCCACCCCATGAAAGCAACATTTTGGGGTATGGGTAAGGTGATTTCTCAAGAAATACCACAATTAACTTGTCGCTGTGTTGATATTTCATTACCAAGCACAGTTAAGACAAATAAAAAACAAGTCGCCCAACAATTAATTACAGATTGTTTAAATATTAGTCATCAGAATCAGATCCCCGACTTCTTAAAGAAGTCGGGGATCTTGACACAGCAAGTTGCTTATCGGGGTAATTATCGCTGGAATCAGATTTTTAAACCCTTGTTAATAGATGATTCAACATCAAAAATCTCTTTACGGGAAGGAGGAACTTATGTAATTTTAGGAGATTTGACAACAGGTTTAGGAAAAATTTTTGCTGAGTTCTTAATAAAAATGTCAGCCCGGTTAGTTGTACTAAGTGATGTTATTCCTGAAACTTTGATACAAACTTTAGATCATGCTGGGATTGACTACTTTCATCTCAATGTAGATATTACCAAACAGCCAGAATTAGAAAATGCAATTGCTCTAGCTGAGGAAAAATTTGGACAACTAAATGGTGTATTCTACTCCACACCCATGAGTAATGAACATTCAATGGCATTCTTACCCCAACTAACTGTAAAACATTGGGAATATAACTATCATACTAAAGTACAAGGATTATCGGTTTTAGCTGAAGTTTTGCGCGATAAACCGCTAGATTTTTGTGTATTGCAATCTTCCCTTTCCAGCGTGTTAGGTGGTTTAGGTTTAGCCGCTTACGCTGGGGCGAATGCTGTAATTGATATGTTCGCCGTGGAACAAAATCAAAATAGCAAATTCCCCTGGATTAGCATTAATTGGGATGCTTGTCGTAGTGATGATACCCCACCCCAACCCTCCCCTTATAAAGGGGAGGGAGATAATTTGGGCGGATGGGGTGATTTAGCAACATTAGCACTCACACCAGAAGAAGTATGGAAAGCTACCCAACATATTATCAAATTGGGTTTACCAGAATCAGTTGTAGTGACTAAAGCCGACTTATACAAACGTTTAGAACAGTGGGTAACAAACACCCCAATTAAAACCAAAAAAGAAACCGATAGCACCCACACCCGTTCCCAGCCAACAAACGAATATATTGAACCCCGTAACGAAATTGAAACAGCGATCGCGCAAATTTGGCAAGAATTATTAGGAATTTCTCCCATTGGAATTAACGATAGCTTCTTCGACTTAGGCGGACATTCCTTACTAGCCATTCAAGCCATTTCCCGATTACGCGATCGCTTCAACATCGAACTATCAATGAGAAACCTACTATACGAAACACCCACCATCGCCGGAATAGCAGCATTTATCGCCACCCAAAACCAAAACCTAGAACAAATGACAGCCCTACTCACAGAAATCCAAACCCTCACCCCAGAACAAGTCCTCCAACAACTCAACAACCACTCTTAA